The Malaclemys terrapin pileata isolate rMalTer1 chromosome 7, rMalTer1.hap1, whole genome shotgun sequence nucleotide sequence GGCCAGCCTTGGGGGTGGCAGCGCCCAGGACGTCACTGTCGCTCTGCCCTGCAGGAGTCCAGCACACGGCAGAAATGCACCTGCTTCTGGGGCGCGAGGGAGCTGCGAGCGGCACGAACCCTGGCTCTAATGCCCAGGCAAGACCTTGGCCTTTGAAGGCCTTTGCTGACAGTCCCTGGCCCTACCACCCCAATCCGTGGGGCAGCTGCTGTGCCCGGGAAGGAGGAGCTGGGTTGGCCCTGCCAGGGCTGGAGCTGAACTCATTGGTCCCGTGGGCACTGCCCCGCACTGGAGGGAGCTGTGGTGTCTGCGAGCGCTCCCCTGCGTGCGGAGAGATGTGGGTGCCGTTGGCCCCATGCACGGTGCTGGCGGTCGCTATGCTGGGCCTTGAAAGTGAACTGGATCCGAGCTCTGCCCTCACTGCAGCCAGGTCTTACAGCCTGGGGCGTCTGGAGCCGGCGAGGCTACGCCCAGAGGGGTGAGAGCAGCCCAGGCGGTGACAGCCAGGGGCCCTGGCACCCCGCACTCAAGGGTTGGATCCTGGGGCCCTTTCTCTGCAGTGGAGCAGAGCCCTGCGGCGAGGGGCCGTGTCCTCGCAGTGTCTCTAGTGTGTCTGTGGTGCTCGGGTCCtgtctccccagccccgcccggaGGGTCCCAGAGCCGCCTGGGCTGCACTCTTGGCCTGACGCTGGGCTTGTGGCTCCGCtccctttgggggtggggtgtcctGTGCCCCTGGGCCGTGCTGGCACATGGCAGCGCTGCAGTGAGCGGGGCCCAGGTCGGGGCTCAGGGCAGCACTTGAGTTCAGGCTggagtggtgggggcagggccccccaGCAGCTTCCCGGGGCCCTTCTCTGTGCGAGCTGGAGCCGACTGCCGGTgcgtggggctggggacaggctcaGCTGCCCTCTTCAGGATCGTGTGCACCCTGGGGCcctcggggaggggtgggggctgtgctggAGCCAGGCCTCCCTGTGGGCCAGGGGGTTAGGGGGCCATTGGCACAAGCATTGGGGCTGGGCCCAGGTCTCTTTTCACTGCCCACACAGGCTGCTCTGAGGGCATCGTGCCAGTGTTccctggctgagcagggcctggcgTGCTCCTAGCTGCCCTCGGTGCCAGTGtctggagggcagggggctggtacAGGCTGGGCCTGCATGCGGGCCTGTGGGTGGGCTGTGTTCATGCACCGGAGCACAGGGGAGTGGATAAGTCCCGGCTGCAGCTGCTCTCCCAGCCTTCGCCCTTCAgagccccccgcagccctgacGCAGCCGTGATCTCTGCCCTTGTCCTGTGCCATGCGGCACTGCCTTGCTCCATCTCGGGAGCCTGGCCTCTGACACAGGCTGCAgagcatggggggcagggactccTGCCCTCGGCACCCGACTCCCTGGGCCGCAGCCCCCCAACAGGTgccccctgcactccctgccctggtgCTATCCCCATTCTTGCAGGGTGGGTTTGAACATCCAGCACGCAGAGCAGCATGTCCAGGGCACTGCTCTGCTGCGCACAGGTCACTGCCACGCACTGGTTTACCCAGCCGTGCCCATGGTCCCTGGGGAACCCAGCTGTCTAGCGTGCCCTGTCCAGACACCCAGGAGCAGCCTTTCCCCACGTGCCCTCTGCAGGACTCCCAGCAGTGCGGCtggccaggcagcagggagagtgCTGTGTGCGCCCTAGTCCCCGCGCCCAGGGCTCAAAGTCACAAGACCAACCGACCAGCTGGCTGCCGGCATACAGGCCGCACCTGCACGGCTTGTTCCCTGGCTTTCGGACCCCCGCTGTACACGTGGTTCCAGGGCCCCGCTGGTCTCTGTGCGTCTCCATTGTGCTGGCCTGGCGTCAGTCCTCTGGTGACGGTgccctggccagcagcaggtccctcTCTGAACCCGTGGGTGAGTTATGCCTCCCACCTTGTACCAGGGGGGCACCATGCctgttctacagatggggaaactgaggcatgggcagcaacttgcccaaggtcacccctgGCgggcaggaagagaacccaggagtcctggtagCCCTGTACATTAGTGCCAGTGCATCCTTTCTTGTCTGCTCCTCCCCGGCCCCCAGGAGTGACTCAGCCCTGTAATCCCCACGCTCTGACTCCGGCTAATTCCCTGAGCTATAAATACTGCCCTTGCCAAGGGGCCTCTACTTCCCTGCGGCTGCCTGGCAGGGGTGGGATTAGAGCAGCCGACTGGCAGGGGTGTGGGGCGCCTGCCTCCggccagggctcccagccaggcCTCTCCGGAGGGTGGGAGCTGCACCCGTTCCTGTTAGCAGGGGAGCCAGAGACCTGCAAGCCCCCTCTGAGGGCAAGGGAgagccagggaaggggctggtTTGTGGATCGTGGCTGTGCCCTgcaagggggctgggcagggtccCTGGGACCTGAGGAATGCTggccctcactcctgacccatagccccctgctagcccagccctgggtccccagctctgctggtgcccctcactcctgaccctctGCCCcgtgctagcccagccctgggcgccccacagccaggcctgggctccccccagctctgccggtgccctcactcctgaccctctGCCCCCAATAGCTCAGCCCAGAACACTCAATATCTACCCCCGAAGctcctcccacccctttccctgccGCAGCATGCCCCATGCCTCCTGACTCAATGTTCCCCCATTCCTGCTTGTGGGACAGGGCGCCCAGGGAGCCCCCAGCTAGTGCAGGTGGCCTCAGCCCAGACAACTGACCCTCCCCAGGCCTCACCTGCGGTGCCTGGCCCAGTCCTTCCTCTCAGCCGGGGCGGAGCGAGGCTGCGGCTCCGGGGACAGGGCTGGCTGCTCCTTCCTGCTGCTCTCGCCACTCTGCCCGTGGGTATTTATGATCCATGTtcccctgggcccaggccctgccccatggaGCGCCCTAGCtaaggtggggggcagcaggggcaggcagatgggtggggtgCACAGGGGGCTTGGTCTCAGCGCACAGGCCCGAACGCTGCGCTGGGAGAAAGGGGTCCCTGGGCTGTGCCCAGCTCTGTTCCCCTTCAGGAGGGGCTGGTGCGCCTCAGCTGTGTGGGCACTGCCTGGCGCCTGTGGGGTGTCAGTCCTGCATGGGGCAGGGGAGCGAGCGTGGACTCGgactgtgctgggggcaggggtctgCAGGCGGGTGCTAGCCCAGAGGTGATGGGAGCAGGGGcatcgggggggggcagggtctcgAGGCGGGTGTTGGCCCAGAGGTGATGGGAGCAGGGGCACCAGGGGGGAAGGGTCTCGAGGCGGGTGCTGGCCCAGAGGTGATGGGAGCAGGGGCATCGGGGGGGGCAGGGTCTCGAGGCGGGTGCTGGCCCAGAGGTGATGGGAGCAGGGGCACCAGGGGGGAAGGGTCTCGAGGCGGGTGCTGGCCCAGAGGTGATGGGAGCAGGGGCACCGGGGGGAAGGGTCTTGAGGCGGGTGCTGGCTTGGGGTCCCTGCTgagctctcccccccgccccccaggccgcAGTGAGCCCCTGCGGAAGGAGCGGCCCAAATGGAAGAGCGACTACCCCATGACAGACGGGCAGTTGCGCAGCAAGCGGGACGAGTTCTGGGACACGGCACCCGCCTTCGAGGGCCGCAAGGAGATCTGGGACGCCCTGAAGGCGGCTGCCTACGCCGTGGAGGCCAACGACcatgggctggcccaggccatcCTGGACGGCGCCAGTATCACCCTGCCCCACGGTAGGCAggatggggatgtggggcaggaacctggggtgggaggggtgtgtggggtggacacaTCAGGCAGGATGGGGacctggggcaggatgggggaggaggacagggacTTTGGGccagcagggcaggagggggacatggggcagggatttggggccaGAGGTGCAAGATGGGGACATACGGTGGGCTGGGGCCAATGGGGTGGGATCAGcatgggggacagggctggggacccacgggcagggagggggatgcGGTGCTGCAGGAGAACTGCTGGGGGTGGACAGATTCCTCTCCCTGTGCAGGGGGAGATACCAGTGGGGCCAGTAAGAATCCAAAGCAGGGTGGGAGGGTTCAGGGGGGGCAGCTCATCACAGGGATCTGGGGCCCCACGACGCTAACTGCCCTGCCCCTcgtcagcagagaggccagggctGACAGGGGCCATTCCCCTCTGCGCTGGGCCCCCGAAGGCAGGGCatgctggctggggggggtgacCCAGGAGTGGGCCTTGCACTGGGGGAGCCCCTGGAGCCTGCTGGCAGGGGTGGCTGAGATGGGCTGTACCCCCAGGGTGAAGCCTGGAAGCTGTTGGAACCGCTCTGCCCCCAAACCATTCAGCTAGGTTGGCCTCTCAAACGGCTCTGCTGATGACACACAGCCAGCCCCTCTGGGCCCTGTTacaaaaaaatatatggagataggtATATATATCTCCTAGCATCggcagggaccctgaaaggtcatcgagtccagccccatgccttcactagcaggaccgagtactgatttttgccccagatccctaagtggccccctcaaggattgaactcacaaccctgggtttagcaggccaatgctcaaaccactgagctctccctgccTCCTGTTATCACCTAACACAACAGTAGGTGGcgccacacacccaactgagtcacctgagtgctttacctgAGCCACTCATTGACCAACAATGGAGGCACCAGCCAATGTCCCAGCTCCCGAGCCTTGCACCTCTACTGGACCATAAAGCCAGAATGATACCGTCCTGCACAGGGGTCTGTAtggtgcaagctcattaattagccTGCTTCCCCCTCGCTGTGGGGAAGATACGCACCAGCCTTTGTTACAGAGCCGAGATTCCCTAAGACTTCGCTCAAAGACACACGGGTTAAGATAAAGcaggtttattaactaccaaaagatagattgtaagcgattataagtgatagcaaacagatcaaagtagattacccaGCAAATGAACCAAACCGCAATCTAGGCCTAAGATACTAGCTAGGCTTTGAATCAAACAGTCTCACCGTTAGCTAGTACGAGCAGTTTGTAGATGTTCTACACACGGGCGGGGATCCtctcttccagcctgggaccagtctttgttcctcaggtgttgaGTTGTAGAGGGAGTGAGGCCCCttggtgatgtcacttcccccttttagTTTTTCCATACGGCGGGAACCCCTTTGTTCCAAGCCAAGTGCCCAGCTCCGTTTGTGGAAAAacacaggtaccaaaatggagttcagaatcctgtggtctggtcacatgcccttgcatgcctcCCCGAGTCACAGCAGCCATTATCCACAGGCTGTCTGAAGGGTCCCCAGGTGAGGACAAGCCTTTGCCATGGCCCATTGTTTCTGCTGATGGGCCATTAGCACCATCTGGCTTCTTCCCTGTTGTGCCTGAAACGctagttgtgggtgttacccagagcaagcacatttgaaatacagttaCATGGTCAATAGTCATAACTCCAGAGACACAAATGATCCCTgcctacaaataggataatcatattcagcaaatcataacttttccatggacacctcacatgacacattttgtacaaagtgcatcataattatgtcacaATCATTCCATTAGGATGAATATGGGGCAGCGTCACACTGGTCTTCACTGGACCCACACCATCCGCCCGCAGGGGCTCCCTGtgtcccagccctgctcttggggtgctgggggcagaggctcCCGGACCCCACTCACCCCACCCAGGATCGGGGGCTCCCTCGGCTCAGCTCCAGGCACGTGGGCAGCTCACGTCGCTTGGGTTGGTGGCTTCTCCCAGATTCAAATGAAGAGCCTCTGAGCTGTGTGGCTCGGGAGGTCCTAGCTGTGTCTAGTCCCGGAGCCCCGGCTCCCTCAGCCAGCTCTCAGATCCCAGAAGGAGAATCCGTCTGACCCCTGGCACCCAGGCACTGAGCCATGGTGTCTGAGAGGCCACACTCCTCCTGGGGCACAGGGGATGGGGAGTCTGTAGGGGCAGGGAAATGGGGGTAAAGAGCTTCGGGAGGTGGATTTTGGGTGTTCTGGGCTGGAATACGGTCGGGTTGCagattgggattgaggggcactatCAGctattttgggggcagggggaccccagggctgggctagcaggggcctgtgggtcgggattggggggcactggtagggcagagctggggggaccccagggctgggctagtgggtgcagcgggtcaggattgaggggcactggtagggcagagctggggggaccctagggctgggacagcagggggctgcgggtcgggattgaggggcactggtagggcagagctggggggaccccagggctgggctagcaggggcctgtgggtcaggattgaggggcacaggtagggcagagctggggggaccctagggctgggctagtggggtcagcgggtcgggattgaggggcactggtagggcagagctggggggacgctagggctgggctagtgggggcagcgggtcgggattgaggggcactggtagggcagagctggggggaccccagggctgggctagtgggtgccgtgggtcgggattgaggggcactggtagggcagagctggggggaccctagggctgggctagtgggggcagcgggtcgggattgaggggcactggtagggcagagctggggggaccctagggctgggctagtgggggcagcgggtcgggattgaggggcactggtagggcagagctggggggaccccagggctgggctagcaggggcctgtgggtcaggattgaggggcacaggtagggcagagctggggggacctcagggctgggctagtggggtcagcgggtcgggattgaggggcactggtagggcagagctggggggactccagggctgggctagtgggggccgtgggtcgggattgaggggcactggtagggcagagctggggggactccagggctgggctagtgggggccgtgggtcgggattgaggggcactggtagggcagagctggggggaccctagggctgggctagtgggggccgtgggtcgggattgagggcactggtagggcagagctggggggactccagggctgggctagtgggtgcagcgggtcgggattgagggcactggtagggcagagctggggggactccagggctgggctagtgggggccgtgggtcgggattgagggacactggtagggcagagctggggggaccctagggctgggctagtggggtcagcgggtcgggattgaggggcactggtagggcagagctgggctagtGGGGGcagcgggtcgggattgaggggcaccagcagaggggTCTATGCTGTCGGTGGCtcctgcctgtgctgtacctgtctccagctccttcccctcacccctttgCTGGCATCTCCGGCTCCCCTGCAGGGTCCCTGACCGAGTGCTACGACGAACTGGGGAACCGCTACCAGCTGCCCGTGTACTGCCTGGCACCACCTGCCAACCTCATCCTGGAGCGGGGCGGCGACGAGAGCACGGAGCCCCTGGAGCCGGCGCCCAGCGCCCGGCGTGAGTTCCCGCTCAAGGTGCGGCTCTCCACCGGCAAGGACCTGCGGCTGAGCGCCAGCCTGGCCGACACCGTGGGGCAGCTGAAGAAGCAGCTGCAGGCGCAGGAGGGCATCGAGCCGGGCTGGCAGCGCTGGTTCTTCTCCGGCAAGCTGCTGACGGACCGCACGCGGCTGCACGAAGCCAAGATCCAGAAGGACTTTGTCATCCAGGTGATCGTGAACCAGCCGCTGGTGCCCAGGAACTGAGCCGGGCCGGCTGATGGGCGCAGGGGCTGCTGGGCTCCAGGGAAAGCCAGCAGGGCCCTCGGAGCCGGCGAACTAAGTCTCCATCCCAGAGGCAACAGCCCGCACTCGCCCGCTGGGCACGGCTGGGCACACAGCCCCGGGCAGAGCCGCACCTGTGGGGCTTGCGCTGGCCTCTGCTCTGCGTCGATCCTCCCCGCCCCTTTGTGCCTGCTGCTGTAGCCGCGGGGCGGGGGCTCCCTGCCATCAGAACACGGTGGCCCCCCCAAAGCCCTGACCCTGGAGGAGGTCTGTACCTGGCAGTCTCGGGAAGGGCTGccggggtgggcggggctgcgggATGGGCGGGGCCTGTCTCACCCCATCGGCACTTGGACACTCTCATAAAATGGTTTTGAGATTTGAGACCAAACCTCTTCCTGCAGGAGCCACATTCTCAGGACACCGGGACCCTGCGGTGCCCAGGGCACCTGGCACCTTGGGCTGCCCTCCCGAGCCCAGCTCCTGGGGCGAGCCAGCCTGGGCACTCCGCCCTGCCACATGTCGCCTGGCACCTCCCAGGCAGGCTGGGTGGGGCCGGGCAGGGGGCAGCTCTCCCGGTGTCTATGGGTCTGCGTATTTATCAATAAAGCCTTTTTAGCTTCTCCGGGCCCCGCTGCCTCCAGCGCCTGCTTCCACGTCGGCCAGGCACGGGTACGGGGTGGCCAGGCTGCATGGCACACCTGGGACTGCTCCTTACCGCTGCcccgtcccagcccagcccttggCCCCTGCTGGACGGGGTATcggcctcacccctgcccccccgcccctcatagCTCAGAGCCACCCACCCACTGCTTCTCCCATGTCAtcaaagggggaaactgaggcacagccagCCAGCGACTCCCCGGTCACTAGAGCAaagctgggacttgaacccaggcgtcctggtgcCCAACGGCTGCTGTAGCCACTAGGTTATGCTGCCTTCTCTGGTCACTGCCTAACTGCTGTAGCCACTGAAGGGCCCGTCCCCAGGGTATGGAGCCGGAAGCAGCCTCCGCCTACCCCCTGGGCTCCTGGCCCCCTTAGCCTGGCCAGCACCGGCCCCGGCTCCTGTCTGAGCTCAGCCACCCGCTGGGGCTGGCTGCTCCCTGaacatggccccttccccaggCCCTCTGGACTCCTGTGGAACATCAGAAGCTGGGCCACTGGCCCCACCTGCACGTGGACACGCCGGCCTATGCCTGGGGCCTGGACCCAGGGGCTGACAAGGGAGCTTCTAATTCCAGGGCCCGCTGCTCCCGGTGCCCAGGGGCCTGGCTGACATCACTGGGGTCCGAGCGCCTCTTCCCATCTCGGCCCATGTCCCTGTGGGCGGGGCAGGCCAGCCGGGCGGGGCAGGAAGACCTGGGCGCTTACTGTGGGCACCACCagcccccctcatccccaggAAGGCCCTGCTGGGGCAGTGGGTGTGTCCCCTTCTCAAGCCCAAcccacccagcacagccccccacGAGTGGGCCATGCAATTGGGCTTGGCTCAGCtctgccccctggctgggaggggcCCGTGCCGGCAGCACCCCCTTGTGGCAGCAGGGGCTGCGcgcttggcttggcttggctgATGTCCACCTGCCGGCCGTGGGCTCTGGACGGTGCTGGGAGCCGGTAGGCTGCTCCTCCCGGCGGGGCAGGCTTGGCCCGTTCGCTGCGGTGCCGGTGTCTGTGAGGCGCCCGCCTTGGGGCGACTTCAGCCCCCCTGCAGGGACCTCTGGGGAAAGGTCAAAGGTCAGCACCGGGAGCATTCTCAGCTCGGGCCGCAGccccatggggcagggagagctggtGTCCCCCACCCCTCGGGAGGCCACCCCATGACGCAGCCCATGAAAAAGCTGGGCCAAAGCAGGGGGTGGAGAGCCCCCCATGTGTTTCACCAGCCCCCAGTGGGTGGGGAGCGGAACCTGTCGGCCCCCAGCGACTCGCACTGACCCCAGGCATTGCTTCCGGCAACGCCCAGCCCCCAGGCTCCTCtgctcccctgccctgtcccccagctcctctgccctgcccctgggctctcccgccccgcagctcccctggctcccctgccctgcccccaggctcccctgccccccagcttccctgcccccaggctcccctgccccccagctcctctgccctgcccctgggctctcccgccccgcagctcccctggctcccctgccctgcccccaggctcccctgcccccagcacctctgccctgcccccgggctctcctgccctgcagctcccatgccctgcccctgggctctcctgcccccaggctcccctgccctgtccccgagcccctgccctgtcccccagctcccctgctctgcccctgggctctcccaccccccagctcccccagctcccctgcccccaggctctcccgccccagctcccatgccctgcccccaggctctcccgcccccagctcccatgccctgcccctgggatctcctgccccctggctctcctgccctgtcccccaactcccctgccctgcccctgggctcTCCCGCCCTGCAGATCCCCCggcttccctgccctgcccccaggctcccctgccccccagctcctctgtccTGCCCCTGGGCTCTCCCGATCCACAGCTCCCATGCCCTGCCTCCGGGctctcctgccctgcagctcccccggctcccctgccctgcccccgggctctcctgcccccccggctcctccgccctgtctcccagccccctgcccctgggctctcccaccccccagctcccatgccctgcccccaggctctcccgcccccccagctcccctgccctgcccctgggctctcctgcccctgggctctcctgccccccggctcctccgccctgtctcccagccccctggccaTGGGCTctcccaccccccggctcccccgccCTTTACCCCGACAGCCGCTGGCTGACCCATGGGGGAAGTGCCGCAGCGAGGGCTGAGCGTGGtgctcagagccaggaatagctcCCGTGCCCCCTGCGGCCTGGCTCAGCACAAACTATTCCCACCATTCCTggctggcgggggcggggggggcacaggctgggcagCGCGTCCCGGGGCTGGGCTGTGAGCTGGGCCAAGCCAGCAGCTCCTGAGCTCATCCCTCAAAGCAGCCAAAAGCAtcacctgccccccagcccggccaagGGGCTCAGAGACGCGGCCCCGTTCTCACGTGGGGCCCCCGGCACAGGGCttggggggctctggctgggggggtgaTGAGAGGTCGGGGGTGGGAACGGAACAAAGTGCCCCCCTGCCCAGACTGCTGGGGGCTCCCGGCTGGGTTACGGGGCCGCCTGGCCAGCGAGGGCCGCGCTCTTCCCAGATGGGGGAGGCGCCAaggcccccaccccacagagcccccAGTGCGACCCAGCCTgcccaggagcagagcagccccccagccccctctgcggGCCCGAGCGCGTGGGGCCAGGCCCCAGGCTCGTTAAGCCATGCCAGGCGCTGGGTGAAGGTGACCCCATGACAGCGGGACTGAGAATGCAGCCGGGTGAGCTCATGACAAAGGCTCCCGGGTCACATGCGCTGGGCACATGTCGGGTCCCTTGGGCCCTGGGGCGGAGGAGCAGCACAACATAAAGCGCTGGAGCCGGCGGAGCCCCCCGCAGCTGCGTGAGATCGGACGGGCCCAGGTGGATCCGTGGCACAGCCAGCGGCCCTGCCCGGGAGAGGAGCCGCTGGGCGCACACCCAGGGCGTGGGGGGGCATGGAGGAGGCACCCATGGAGCAGGGCGTGAAGTGGGCGACGGAGCTGATTGACCAGaagctggaggagcaggaggtGAGACCCTGAGTGAGCGAACTGGAGGGCAAAGGGGGCCAAGAGCTCctggagcggggctgggctgggggtgacggGTGGCtgcctggggcggggctgggctgggggtgacggggggcacctggggctgggctgagggtGACGGGGGGCGCCTGGagcgaggctgggctgggggtgacggggggcgcctggggcggggctgggctgggggtgacggggggctacctggggcggggcggggctgggctgggggtgacggGGGGCGCCTGGagcgaggctgggctgggggtgacgggggggcgCCTGGagcgaggctgggctgggggtgacggGGGGCGCCTGGagcgaggctgggctgggggtgacggggggcgcctggagcggggctgggctgggggtgacggggggcgcctggagcggggctgggctgggcgtgACGGGGGGCTGCCTGGAGCGAGGCTGGGCTGGGAGTGACGGGGGGCACCTGGAGCGAGGCTGGGCTGGGAGTGACGGGGGGCTGCCTGGagcgaggctgggctgggggtgacgggggggcgCCTGGagcgaggctgggctgggggtgacgggggggcgCCTGGagcgaggctgggctgggggtgacggGGGGCTGCCTGGagcgaggctgggctgggggtgacggGGGGCTGCCTGGagcgaggctgggctgggggtgacggGGGGCGCCTGGAGCGGGGCTGAGCTCCAGGGGCCAGGCCTGGGAGCTGTCTGCCGGGCTGCATTACTATTGATTGCCTACACCTGAacctgtgcccatcaccatgggcTCAGGGCGCCTTGGTTCGGTAACCACCCAGACTCACCGACCTGGGGAAACACACGCCTCAGTCTGCGCTGGCCCCATGCCTGGGCCACTGCTTGGCAGGCAGCCAGGGGCCGGGCACCCCGTG carries:
- the UBTD1 gene encoding ubiquitin domain-containing protein 1; translated protein: MGSCVGRPRGERPPAPGHPRKRAGRSEPLRKERPKWKSDYPMTDGQLRSKRDEFWDTAPAFEGRKEIWDALKAAAYAVEANDHGLAQAILDGASITLPHGSLTECYDELGNRYQLPVYCLAPPANLILERGGDESTEPLEPAPSARREFPLKVRLSTGKDLRLSASLADTVGQLKKQLQAQEGIEPGWQRWFFSGKLLTDRTRLHEAKIQKDFVIQVIVNQPLVPRN